From the Lathyrus oleraceus cultivar Zhongwan6 chromosome 4, CAAS_Psat_ZW6_1.0, whole genome shotgun sequence genome, one window contains:
- the LOC127137900 gene encoding uncharacterized protein LOC127137900, whose protein sequence is MTPIKTDEDVKLMFQCHVTLSQLPTIEIYVRLFENLEEQPSHNEDVEEQPTHNENLGYPTQSVQSHDYGMSQAIDEEPTQNNEPFIPNEEVGENSEDDLEEVRFEDLFGVRDDDGNEDIIDTPIVALRAQPISLYNPPAHMQKISLDDAEPISIFGSFILTHNSDEIKEGIEYEDKDECILALQQWHIKRSLDFIVVKSDNVRFVIKCRNSTCNFKCRVSLRKGNSRWRVGKSGGPHTCTTTSMSQDHTKLSSEMISKSIMELVNRDASLKVKVIIAHVAEKYRYIISHKKAWIAKCKAIEPLYGNWETSYNDMPQWILVVKTYLPGTIIELQSLPVISNVGSYLGDQRIFHRLFWAFRPCIRGFTYCKPVVQVDGTWLYGKYRGTLLMAVAQDGNGNIFPIAFVLVESETKEAWSFFLKNLRIHVTPQENLCLISDMHESIKSAYNNPENGWQFPPSSHVYCIRHIAQNFMREIKDKDLRKIVVNMGYALTEAKFNYYRGEIRRTNNDALSWIDNIPREKWARAFDRGQHWGHMTTNLAEAMNSVLKETRNLPITALVKSKYYRLGSLFGRRGHQWTKMLASGQVFTDNYNKGMAEEVIKANTHNVMQFDRERFYFMVQEKINHNNGRPTGTFNIDLRKQHCDYGKFQAFHLPCSHVIAACSSIRQDYYIHIPDVFKILNVFKVYQESFLGLPHEENWP, encoded by the coding sequence ATGACACCCATTAAGACCGACGAAGATGTCAAGTTGATGTTTCAATGTCATGTAACATTATCTCAATTACCCACCATTGAGATATATGTTCGTCTATTCGAAAATCTTGAAGAGCAACCAAGTCACAATGAAGATGTTGAGGAACAACCGACTCACAACGAAAATCTCGGTTATCCAACACAATCTGTACAGTCACACGACTATGGAATGAGTCAAGCCATTGACGAAGAGCCGACTCAAAATAATGAACCTTTCATACCAAATGAAGAGGTAGGCGAGAATAGTGAGGATGATCTTGAGGAGGTTCGATTTGAAGATCTATTTGGTGTTAGGGATGACGATGGCAATGAGGACATAATCGACACACCGATCGTTGCACTAAGAGCGCAACCAATTAGTTTGTACAACCCACCTGCGCACATGCAAAAGATAAGTTTGGATGATGCTGAACCAATCTCAATTTTCGGAAGTTTCATACTAACTCACAACTCTGACGAAATAAAGGAGGGCATCGAGTATGAAGATAAGGATGAGTGTATTCTAGCGTTGCAACAATGGCATATAAAACGTAGCCTAGATTTTATTGTGGTTAAATCTGACAATGTACGTTTTGTCATCAAATGTAGAAATTCAACATGCAATTTCAAATGCAGGGTCTCTTTGCGTAAGGGCAACTCAAGGTGGAGAGTTGGTAAGTCTGGTGGGCCTCATACGTGCACAACCACTTCCATGTCACAAGACCATACAAAACTCAGTTCAGAAATGATTAGTAAGAGCATAATGGAGCTTGTAAATCGGGACGCTTCTCTTAAGGTGAAGGTTATCATCGCTCATGTTGCTGAGAAATACAGGTATATCATATCCCACAAAAAGGCATGGATTGCAAAGTGTAAGGCAATTGAGCCGCTGTATGGAAATTGGGAGACATCTTACAACGATATGCCGCAGTGGATACTGGTAGTGAAAACATATCTACCAGGTACCATTATAGAATTACAATCCTTACCTGTGATTTCAAATGTTGGTTCATACTTGGGTGACCAAAGGATATTTCATCGTCTATTTTGGGCATTTAGACCATGTATACGTGGTTTCACGTATTGTAAACCAGTTGTGCAGGTTGATGGAACATGGTTGTATGGCAAGTACAGAGGGACTCTGTTGATGGCTGTGGCACAGGATGGGAACGGGAACATATTTCCGATAGCGTTCGTATTGGTTGAAAGTGAGACAAAGGAAGcttggagtttctttcttaagaaTTTAAGAATACACGTTACCCCCCAAGAAAATCTATGCCTAATATCAGACATGCATGAATCGATAAAGAGTGCATACAACAACCCAGAAAATGGATGGCAATTTCCTCCTTCATCACacgtctattgcattagacacatcgcacaaaacttcatgcgcGAGATTAAAGACAAGGATCTGCGCAAAATAGTTGTTAACATGGGTTATGCGTTAACAGAGGCAAAATTTAACTACTATCGAGGGGAAATCCGAAGAACAAACAACGACGCTTTATCATGGATAGACAACATCCCTCGTGAGAAGTGggcaagggcatttgacagagggCAACACTGGGGTCACATGACAACTAACCTAGCAGAAGCAATGAACTCGGTGCTAAAAGAAACCCGAAACCTTCCAATCACTGCATTGGTCAAATCTAAGTACTATCGTTTAGGATCACTATTTGGTAGAAGAGGCCATCAATGGACAAAAATGTTAGCCTCTGGGCAGGTTTTCACTGATAACTACAACAAGGGGATGGCTGAGGAAGTCATCAAAGCTAACACACACAACGTCATGCAGTTCGATCGAGAGAGATTTTATTTCATGGTCCAAGAGAAGATTAATCATAACAACGGTCGACCAACCGGAACATTCAACATTGATCTGAGGAAACAACACTGTGACTATGGGAAATTTCAGGCATTTCACTTACCTTGCTCCCATGTAATCGCAGCATGTTCAAGCATACGCCAGGACTACTACATTCACATTCCAGATGTCTTCAAAATTCTTAACGTCTTCAAGGTCTATCAGGAGAGTTTCCTAGGACTTCCCCATGAGGAGAATTGGCCATAA
- the LOC127075972 gene encoding G-type lectin S-receptor-like serine/threonine-protein kinase SD2-2: protein MSLLSLFFLLLFPLFTSSTSPNNNNNNSNVIILTGNQTLLSPNKTFQLGFFNLEQSQLNQPRYYLLIRFTSLPFPNITWLANRNKPSPSLSGSSLQLTRTGQLLIIHNDTVLWQTNTNTITEQQTLQPKLLENGNLILTTHNGVVSWQSFDEPTDTWLPGMNLTRVHSLLSWRTLTNPADGFYSLRLNPPYYGQFELVYNGTVSYWATGDWNGKKFSNVPEMDIPYLYRFDFEDAYSPTASFGFSERASDGVSPPTMFRVEANGLVRQYTWSSQAGAWNMFWSRPESICSVARVCGSFGVCTGDTSRSCECVKGFVAVDGGGWGGGDYSQGCWRGESGCDHSEGFEDLGAVKFGFDNVTTFRAKSRSLCKRHCLDSYDCVGLSFDQESGFCKNFVGSLFDFHNLTSLGGGDGNVLYVKVSGGKIKRLSARFLSGVVIGCVLFLVLILGVVTVTLVVLAKRKRLKKEREMGLEEDGFVQMLNLKVFSYKELQLATRGFSEKVGHGGFGTVFQGELSDSTVVAVKRLERPGGGEKEFRAEVSTIGNIQHINLVRLRGFCSENAHRLLVYEYMPNGALSAYLRKEGPCLSWDVRFRVAIGTAKGIAYLHEECRSCIIHCDIKPENILLDSDFTAKVSDFGLAKLIGRDFSRVLATMRGTWGYVAPEWISGVEITTKADVYSFGMTLLELLGGRRNVEAPPSSGDRKSACETGEKWFFPPWAAQLIINDNVAAVVDKKLENVYNIEEAKRVAMVAVWCIQDDEAVRPSMGMVVKMLEGLVDVALPPPPKLLQALVTGESFHGVKAYSSTAVSTAGSSFGDDNMEVSAADSESCIGDVFSPLDGIVNVR from the coding sequence ATGTCCCTCCTTTCCCTTTTCTTTCTACTACTCTTCCCTCTCTTCACTTCTTCTACTTCccccaacaacaacaacaacaactcaaatgTTATCATTTTAACCGGAAACCAGACCCTCCTCAGCCCAAACAAAACCTTCCAACTCGGTTTCTTCAACTTAGAACAATCCCAACTAAACCAACCTCGTTATTACCTCCTTATCCGTTTCACTTCTCTCCCTTTCCCAAACATCACTTGGCTCGCCAACCGTAACAAACCCTCCCCATCTCTCTCCGGTTCATCTCTCCAATTAACCCGAACCGGTCAATTACTCATCATTCACAACGACACCGTTTTATGGCAAACCAACACCAACACCATCACCGAACAACAAACTCTTCAACCTAAGCTTCTAGAAAACGGTAACTTAATCCTCACCACCCACAACGGCGTCGTTTCATGGCAAAGCTTCGACGAACCCACCGACACGTGGCTTCCTGGCATGAACCTCACTAGGGTTCATAGCCTTCTCTCATGGCGCACGTTAACAAACCCTGCTGATGGATTTTATTCTCTGCGGTTGAATCCACCGTACTACGGTCAGTTCGAGCTTGTTTACAACGGCACCGTTTCGTATTGGGCCACCGGTGACTGGAATGGCAAGAAATTTAGCAATGTTCCAGAGATGGATATTCCTTATCTCTACCGGTTCGATTTCGAAGACGCGTATTCTCCAACGGCGTCGTTTGGATTCTCTGAACGAGCTTCGGATGGTGTTAGTCCTCCTACTATGTTCCGGGTTGAAGCGAATGGTTTGGTTCGGCAGTACACGTGGTCGAGTCAAGCTGGTGCGTGGAACATGTTTTGGTCTAGACCTGAATCGATTTGTTCGGTTGCGCGTGTTTGTGGGAGTTTTGGTGTTTGTACCGGCGACACGTCGAGGAGTTGTGAGTGTGTTAAGGGTTTTGTGGCGGTTGATGGTGGTGGTTGGGGGGGCGGTGATTATTCTCAAGGTTGTTGGCGCGGGGAGAGTGGTTGTGATCATAGTGAGGGTTTTGAGGATTTGGGTGCTGTGAAGTTTGGTTTTGATAATGTGACTACTTTTAGGGCTAAATCTAGAAGCTTGTGTAAGCGTCATTGTTTGGATTCTTATGATTGTGTTGGTTTGTCTTTTGACCAAGAGAGTGGTTTTTGTAAGAATTTTGTTGGGTCTCTTTTTGATTTTCATAATTTAACTTCTTTGGGGGGTGGTGATGGGAATGTGTTGTATGTTAAGGTGAGTGGGGGGAAGATCAAGAGGTTGAGTGCTAGGTTTTTGAGTGGTGTTGTTATTGGGTGTGTTTTGTTTTTGGTTTTGATTTTGGGTGTTGTCACGGTGACTTTGGTGGTGTTGGCAAAGAGGAAGAGATTGAAGAAGGAGAGGGAGATGGGTTTGGAGGAAGATGGCTTTGTTCAAATGTTGAATTTGAAGGTGTTTTCTTACAAAGAGCTTCAATTGGCGACTCGAGGGTTTTCTGAAAAAGTGGGGCATGGTGGGTTTGGAACGGTGTTTCAAGGAGAGTTGAGTGATTCTACAGTTGTTGCAGTGAAGCGTTTGGAGAGGCCGGGAGGTGGGGAGAAAGAGTTTAGAGCCGAGGTTTCAACGATTGGGAACATTCAGCATATTAATCTTGTGAGGCTTAGAGGTTTTTGCTCTGAGAATGCGCATCGGCTTTTGGTTTATGAGTACATGCCGAATGGTGCCCTTAGTGCTTACCTGCGAAAGGAAGGGCCGTGTTTGAGCTGGGATGTTAGGTTTAGGGTAGCAATTGGAACTGCGAAAGGCATAGCATATTTGCATGAGGAATGTAGAAGTTGCATAATACATTGTGATATCAAACCTGAAAACATTCTTTTGGATAGTGATTTCACTGCCAAAGTTTCTGATTTTGGATTGGCAAAGCTCATTGGCAGGGACTTCAGTAGGGTGTTGGCAACCATGAGGGGTACTTGGGGATATGTAGCACCGGAGTGGATTTCTGGTGTTGAAATAACAACAAAAGCTGATGTTTACAGCTTTGGAATGACATTGCTAGAACTCCTAGGCGGTCGCCGGAATGTTGAGGCACCACCTTCGTCTGGTGATAGAAAGAGTGCCTGCGAGACAGGAGAGAAATGGTTCTTTCCTCCATGGGCGGCACAGCTGATAATAAACGACAATGTGGCTGCTGTGGTTGATAAGAAGCTTGAAAATGTATATAACATTGAGGAGGCTAAGAGGGTTGCTATGGTTGCAGTTTGGTGCATTCAGGATGATGAGGCAGTGAGACCTAGCATGGGTATGGTGGTGAAAATGTTAGAAGGGTTAGTGGATGTGGCTCTTCCACCGCCTCCTAAGTTGCTACAAGCCTTGGTCACCGGAGAGTCCTTTCACGGGGTCAAAGCTTATTCGAGTACCGCTGTTTCTACTGCTGGCAGTTCATTTGGTGACGACAACATGGAAGTGTCGGCTGCTGATTCAGAGTCTTGTATAGGAGATGTTTTTTCCCCATTGGACGGCATTGTCAATGTTCGATAG